One part of the Tenacibaculum sp. 190130A14a genome encodes these proteins:
- a CDS encoding aspartate kinase encodes MRIFKFGGASVKDPDGVKNVARVLQHEGTENVLVVISAMGKMTNAFERIVNSYFYKKDDLKESLNFVEDFHQDMMNGLFDKEHEIYQKVTFLFGELSGFMIKNTSNDYNFVYDQMVGFGELLSTSIVSAYLEDIGISNQWLDVRTLIKTDANYRGAKINWSLTQKLIQENVNTSQLNITQGFLGSSGSETTTLGREGSDFTAGIFAYCLNANSVTIWKDVDGVLNADPRVFTETELLEEISYTEAIEMAFYGASVIHPKTIQPLEQRNIPLFVRSFDDVSKTGTCVGRGKKITPEVPCFIVKKNQILVSISAKDFSFMVEHNISDVFKKLHEYKLKVNLIQNSAISFSVCIEDKYHRFDDFLNDLQADFNIKSYRNVTLYTIRHFNDDAIKAIQKRGKSIIRQINTETAQLVIE; translated from the coding sequence ATGAGAATATTTAAGTTTGGAGGGGCTTCTGTCAAAGATCCTGATGGAGTAAAAAATGTTGCTAGAGTATTACAACATGAAGGTACTGAAAATGTTTTGGTAGTTATTTCTGCCATGGGTAAAATGACCAATGCTTTTGAACGTATTGTAAATAGTTATTTCTATAAAAAAGATGATTTAAAAGAGTCATTGAACTTTGTTGAAGATTTTCATCAAGACATGATGAATGGATTATTTGACAAAGAGCATGAGATTTATCAGAAAGTAACTTTTTTATTTGGTGAACTAAGTGGATTCATGATAAAAAATACTTCCAACGATTACAATTTTGTTTACGATCAAATGGTAGGTTTTGGTGAATTGCTATCTACTAGCATAGTAAGTGCCTACCTAGAGGATATAGGTATTTCAAACCAATGGTTAGATGTACGAACACTTATAAAAACAGATGCCAATTATAGAGGAGCTAAAATAAACTGGAGCCTTACACAAAAGTTAATTCAAGAAAATGTAAATACTAGTCAACTCAATATTACCCAAGGATTTCTGGGGAGTTCTGGATCAGAAACCACCACTTTAGGAAGAGAAGGTTCTGATTTTACAGCAGGAATTTTTGCCTATTGTTTGAATGCCAATAGTGTTACAATATGGAAAGATGTAGACGGTGTTTTAAATGCTGATCCACGTGTATTTACTGAAACTGAGTTATTAGAAGAAATATCCTATACAGAAGCTATTGAAATGGCTTTTTATGGAGCTTCGGTAATTCATCCAAAAACAATTCAGCCATTAGAACAACGAAACATTCCTTTATTTGTTCGCTCTTTTGATGATGTTTCTAAAACAGGAACTTGTGTAGGTAGAGGAAAAAAAATTACTCCTGAAGTGCCATGTTTTATTGTAAAGAAAAACCAAATTTTAGTTTCCATTTCTGCAAAGGATTTTTCATTTATGGTAGAACATAACATTAGTGATGTTTTTAAAAAATTACACGAATACAAATTGAAAGTTAATCTTATCCAAAATTCGGCCATAAGTTTTTCTGTTTGTATTGAAGATAAGTATCACAGGTTTGACGATTTTTTAAACGATTTACAAGCAGATTTTAATATCAAATCATACAGAAACGTGACGCTTTATACCATTCGTCATTTTAACGATGATGCTATAAAAGCTATACAAAAAAGGGGGAAATCGATTATTCGTCAAATTAATACGGAGACCGCTCAGTTGGTCATAGAATAA
- a CDS encoding GNAT family N-acetyltransferase gives MSFTIRKGTLKDAQAIHDLIVELAVFEKEPNAVKITVEDLIRDGFSENPKFKTFVAEESDGSIAGMTLFYERYSTWKGKTIHLEDLMVTKSKRGIGAGKALYAAVLQYAYDNNFKRVAWEVLDWNVNAIDFYKSTGATVYDEWRVCHMSEDNLSKFCNENI, from the coding sequence ATGAGTTTTACCATTCGAAAAGGCACCTTGAAAGATGCCCAAGCTATTCATGATTTAATTGTGGAATTAGCTGTTTTTGAAAAAGAGCCCAATGCGGTTAAAATAACTGTTGAAGATTTGATACGTGATGGTTTTTCCGAAAATCCAAAGTTTAAAACCTTTGTTGCTGAAGAGAGTGATGGATCTATCGCAGGAATGACTTTATTCTATGAAAGATACTCTACTTGGAAGGGTAAAACCATTCATTTAGAAGATTTAATGGTTACTAAGTCTAAAAGAGGAATTGGCGCTGGTAAAGCTTTATATGCTGCTGTTTTACAATATGCATATGACAACAATTTTAAAAGAGTTGCATGGGAAGTTTTAGATTGGAATGTAAACGCTATTGATTTTTATAAAAGCACCGGTGCAACTGTTTATGACGAATGGAGAGTTTGCCATATGAGTGAAGACAATTTATCAAAATTTTGTAATGAGAATATTTAA
- the fbp gene encoding class 1 fructose-bisphosphatase has protein sequence MNNKHTTLGEFIIGNQKDFKYSSGELSRLINSIRLAAKVVNHEIRKAGLVDITGAAGDINVQGEAQQKLDVLANDLFKQTLINREIVCGIASEEEDDFVVVEGKNKTNDNKYVLLMDPLDGSSNIDVNVSVGTIFSIYRRVSPVGTPVTKEDFLQKGSEQVAAGYVAYGTSTMLVFTTGNGVNGFTLNPAIGTFYLSHPNMQYPEIGKIYSVSEGYFTHFQEGMKRFLVHCKELNEADNRPYTARYIGSLVSDFHRNMIKGGVYIYPATEITPKGKLRLLYECNPMAFICEQAGGKASDGFTRIMDIKPTELHQRVPFYCGSIQLVEKAEAFMKEFSSDEKPEY, from the coding sequence ATGAATAACAAGCACACCACTCTTGGAGAGTTTATTATAGGTAACCAAAAGGACTTTAAATATTCTTCAGGAGAACTATCTCGTTTAATTAATTCTATTCGTTTAGCGGCTAAAGTAGTAAACCATGAAATTAGAAAAGCTGGTTTAGTTGATATTACAGGAGCAGCTGGTGATATCAATGTACAAGGAGAAGCACAGCAAAAACTTGATGTTTTAGCAAACGATTTGTTTAAACAAACATTAATTAACCGTGAAATTGTTTGTGGTATAGCGAGTGAAGAAGAGGATGATTTCGTAGTAGTTGAAGGGAAGAATAAAACAAATGACAATAAGTATGTTTTATTAATGGATCCGTTAGATGGTTCTTCAAATATTGATGTAAATGTGTCAGTGGGAACTATTTTCTCTATTTATAGAAGAGTATCTCCCGTAGGAACCCCAGTTACAAAAGAAGATTTCTTACAGAAAGGAAGTGAGCAAGTTGCGGCAGGATATGTTGCGTATGGTACTTCTACCATGTTAGTTTTTACAACAGGAAATGGTGTTAATGGATTTACTTTGAATCCAGCAATTGGTACTTTTTACTTATCACATCCTAATATGCAATACCCTGAAATCGGAAAAATTTATTCTGTAAGTGAAGGGTATTTTACACATTTTCAGGAAGGTATGAAACGCTTTTTAGTACATTGTAAAGAATTGAATGAGGCAGATAACAGACCATATACAGCGCGTTATATTGGTTCACTAGTTTCAGATTTTCATAGAAATATGATCAAAGGAGGGGTGTATATTTATCCTGCTACAGAAATAACACCAAAAGGAAAGTTACGTTTATTATATGAATGTAATCCAATGGCATTTATTTGTGAGCAAGCAGGAGGGAAGGCCTCTGATGGTTTTACAAGAATAATGGATATTAAACCTACCGAGCTTCATCAACGTGTTCCATTTTACTGTGGAAGTATTCAATTAGTTGAAAAAGCAGAAGCATTTATGAAAGAGTTTTCATCAGATGAGAAACCGGAATATTAA
- a CDS encoding superoxide dismutase, whose product MAFELPELGYAYDALEPHIDARTMEIHHSKHHNGYTTKLNGAIAGTDLEGKSIEDILTNLDMSNGAVRNNGGGFYNHSLFWTVMNPEDRGYLSGELKDAIEAEFGSKEAFIDAFSKAAATQFGSGWAWLCVHKGGKVEVCSTPNQDNPLMPGVSCGGTPILGLDVWEHAYYLNYQNRRPDYIDAFFKVINWNEVERRYAEAK is encoded by the coding sequence ATGGCTTTTGAATTACCAGAATTAGGATATGCATACGATGCATTAGAACCACATATAGATGCTAGAACTATGGAAATTCACCATAGCAAACACCATAATGGATATACAACTAAATTAAATGGAGCAATTGCTGGAACTGATTTAGAAGGAAAGTCTATTGAAGATATTTTAACAAACTTAGATATGAGCAACGGAGCTGTTCGTAATAATGGAGGTGGATTCTATAACCACTCATTATTTTGGACAGTTATGAACCCAGAAGATAGAGGATATTTATCAGGAGAATTAAAAGATGCTATTGAAGCTGAATTTGGTTCTAAAGAAGCATTTATCGATGCTTTTTCTAAAGCAGCTGCTACACAGTTTGGATCTGGATGGGCATGGTTATGTGTGCACAAAGGAGGAAAAGTTGAAGTATGTTCTACTCCAAACCAAGATAACCCATTAATGCCAGGTGTTTCTTGTGGAGGTACTCCAATTTTAGGATTAGATGTTTGGGAGCATGCATACTATTTAAACTACCAAAACCGTCGTCCAGATTATATTGATGCTTTCTTCAAGGTAATTAACTGGAATGAAGTTGAAAGAAGATATGCAGAAGCTAAGTAA
- a CDS encoding acyl-CoA thioesterase, which translates to MELPKILESRTKIRFQDCDPFNHLNNASYFNYLINAREDQLIANYNLDIYAHGKNNGKSWVVGSHQIAYLKPATLMETVTIDSQLIKYGSKNLLVEIRMWNETKTELKAVLWSSFVYFNLRQLTSEKHSDDLLELFDSVILPVEEDSFEQRVQGLRLQKV; encoded by the coding sequence ATGGAACTACCAAAAATTCTAGAAAGCAGAACAAAAATAAGATTTCAAGATTGTGATCCTTTTAACCATTTAAACAATGCTTCTTACTTCAATTATTTAATTAATGCAAGAGAAGATCAACTTATTGCTAACTACAATTTAGACATTTATGCACATGGAAAAAACAACGGTAAAAGTTGGGTAGTAGGCTCTCATCAAATTGCTTATTTAAAACCAGCAACATTAATGGAAACAGTTACAATCGATTCTCAATTAATTAAATATGGCAGCAAAAATTTATTGGTTGAAATTCGCATGTGGAATGAAACTAAAACAGAATTAAAAGCTGTTTTATGGAGCTCTTTTGTATATTTTAACTTACGTCAATTAACTTCTGAAAAACATTCTGATGATTTACTAGAGTTATTTGATAGCGTAATTCTTCCTGTAGAAGAAGATAGTTTTGAACAACGAGTACAAGGTTTACGATTACAAAAAGTATAG
- a CDS encoding TetR/AcrR family transcriptional regulator has product MSKSAKTKAHIIETVAPIFNKNGYSAMSLSKITQATGLTKGAIYGHFENKEELAIEAFRFSVRKVLKDLNQHINKGVTPLAMLHNVATFYKAYYRYSQQFGGCPILNIGVDSNNQNTAIANLVRSYNSRILEQFSFLIKMGQKSKEIKSTIDGELYAKRFFYMIEGAVYMSYIMKDDSYLIDLAQTMKHIIKQELEQ; this is encoded by the coding sequence ATGTCTAAATCAGCAAAAACAAAAGCACATATCATTGAAACTGTTGCTCCTATTTTTAATAAAAATGGGTATTCTGCAATGAGTTTATCTAAGATTACTCAAGCAACAGGTTTGACAAAAGGTGCTATTTACGGACATTTTGAAAATAAAGAAGAGTTAGCCATTGAAGCTTTTCGTTTTTCAGTTAGAAAAGTTCTAAAAGATTTAAACCAACATATAAATAAAGGAGTAACACCTTTAGCTATGCTACACAACGTAGCTACGTTTTATAAAGCATATTATAGGTATAGTCAACAATTTGGTGGATGCCCAATTTTAAATATAGGTGTAGATTCTAACAATCAGAATACGGCTATTGCTAATTTAGTTCGCTCTTATAATTCCAGAATCTTAGAACAATTTTCTTTTTTAATAAAAATGGGGCAAAAGTCGAAAGAAATAAAATCAACTATAGACGGTGAGCTGTATGCCAAACGTTTCTTTTATATGATAGAAGGCGCAGTGTATATGTCGTATATTATGAAAGATGATAGCTACCTTATCGATCTAGCACAAACAATGAAACACATTATAAAACAAGAATTAGAACAATAA
- a CDS encoding cystathionine gamma-synthase → MKFNTKTIHGGQKHEEATGSVMPPIFQTSTYAQVSPGIHKGYAYSRGSNPTRTALEDSFAAIENGTHGFAFSSGLAAIDAILRLLKPGDEVITGDDIYGGTYRLFTQLFEKYELQFTYVDADVVSNITNAISDNTKLIWLETPTNPLMKIADIEGITSAVKRINPEILVAVDNTFATPYLQRPLDLGVDIVMHSATKYLGGHSDLIMGALIVKEATLAKDLHFIQFAAGAIAGPMDSFLALRGIKTLHVRMQRHCENGKAVANFLKDHPKVKTVYFPGFEDHPNHEIAKKQMDDFGGMVSFKLKDESREAAFKFLENINVFTLAESLGGVESLANHPVSMSHGSIPEAERLKIGITDSLIRLSIGIEDIDDLLKDLEQALKA, encoded by the coding sequence ATGAAATTCAATACCAAAACCATTCATGGAGGACAAAAACATGAAGAAGCAACAGGCTCTGTAATGCCTCCTATTTTCCAAACTTCTACCTATGCACAAGTAAGTCCAGGAATTCATAAAGGTTACGCTTATTCAAGAGGAAGCAACCCTACCAGAACTGCCTTAGAAGATTCTTTTGCTGCCATAGAAAATGGAACCCATGGTTTTGCGTTTTCATCTGGTTTAGCAGCCATTGATGCCATACTGCGATTACTAAAACCAGGAGATGAAGTAATTACAGGGGATGATATTTATGGGGGCACATACCGATTGTTTACCCAACTATTTGAAAAATATGAGTTACAATTCACTTATGTTGATGCTGATGTTGTTTCCAATATAACCAATGCTATTTCAGACAACACTAAACTAATTTGGTTAGAAACGCCTACCAATCCACTCATGAAGATTGCAGACATTGAAGGAATTACTTCTGCTGTAAAAAGAATAAATCCTGAAATACTCGTGGCTGTTGATAATACTTTTGCTACTCCTTACTTACAACGACCATTAGACTTAGGTGTAGATATTGTAATGCATTCTGCTACAAAGTATTTAGGCGGTCATTCTGATCTAATCATGGGGGCACTTATTGTAAAAGAGGCCACACTTGCCAAAGATTTACATTTTATTCAATTTGCGGCTGGTGCAATAGCAGGTCCAATGGATAGTTTTTTAGCCTTAAGAGGGATTAAAACTTTACACGTTCGAATGCAACGTCATTGTGAAAATGGAAAAGCTGTTGCTAATTTCTTAAAAGATCACCCTAAAGTAAAAACTGTATATTTCCCAGGGTTTGAAGATCATCCTAATCATGAAATTGCCAAGAAACAAATGGACGATTTCGGAGGAATGGTTTCTTTTAAATTGAAGGATGAAAGTAGGGAGGCTGCTTTTAAATTTTTAGAAAATATCAACGTCTTTACGCTTGCTGAATCACTCGGAGGAGTAGAAAGTTTAGCTAACCACCCGGTTTCAATGTCGCATGGATCAATTCCAGAAGCAGAACGCTTAAAAATTGGAATTACCGATTCACTAATTCGTTTAAGTATTGGAATTGAAGATATTGACGACTTATTAAAAGATTTAGAGCAAGCATTAAAAGCATAA
- a CDS encoding DinB family protein: protein MNTEFEVLKKSREIVLKKIEGLTLEQLHITPEGFKNNIAWNVAHLVVTQQLLHYKLSGNQCLVPDDLIEKYRKGTAPSEDFTEEEWEEVKELLMGLPDTLKEDFEAGIFTEYTPYMTSMGFELTSIERAVAFNNLHEGIHLGIIMALVKLV from the coding sequence ATGAATACAGAATTTGAGGTTTTAAAAAAATCTAGAGAAATTGTTCTAAAAAAAATTGAAGGTTTAACCCTTGAACAACTTCATATAACTCCAGAAGGTTTTAAAAACAACATTGCATGGAATGTAGCTCACTTAGTAGTTACACAGCAATTATTACATTATAAATTATCAGGTAACCAATGTTTAGTACCTGATGATTTAATCGAAAAATATAGAAAAGGTACTGCTCCTTCAGAAGATTTTACAGAAGAAGAATGGGAAGAAGTTAAAGAGTTATTAATGGGATTACCTGATACTTTGAAAGAAGATTTTGAAGCTGGTATTTTTACTGAATATACTCCATACATGACAAGCATGGGATTTGAATTAACTTCCATTGAAAGAGCCGTTGCTTTTAACAATTTACATGAAGGAATTCACTTAGGAATCATTATGGCTTTGGTGAAATTGGTATAA